One stretch of Niallia sp. XMNu-256 DNA includes these proteins:
- a CDS encoding 2-isopropylmalate synthase: MQRIKIYDTTLRDGEQTPGVNLNFSEKLEIAKQLERLNVDVIEAGFPAASKGDAAAVQKIAQSVKNSTVTGLARCTQKDMDIAWEALKDGVNPRLHIFLATSPIHREYKLKMSKEQVVEQSVAAVKYAAAKFPVVQWSAEDASRTELDFLAEIVEKVIQAGANVINIPDTVGYGTPYDYGQIFKYLKQNVPSIDKVDLSTHCHDDLGMAVANSLAAVENGATQVEGTINGIGERAGNTALEEVALALRIRNDYYKADTRLVLQEISRTSTIVSKLTGMVVPANKAVVGANAFAHESGIHQDGVLKEKSTYEIISPELVGFSSNNLVLGKHSGRHAFTNRLEELGFVIEEDEVNELFAAFKDLADRKKEMTDDDLVALVLENKISKDDQYYQLVNVSVQSNENEHTATITLTNNNENITETGSAKGSVEAVYNTLEKMVDESVNLLDYRIQSVGGGRDALAQVFVKMRCADMDTSGRGLAQDVIEASAKAYLNAINRVLYLKENNESELVN; this comes from the coding sequence GTGCAAAGAATTAAGATTTATGACACGACACTTCGAGATGGGGAACAGACACCAGGGGTTAATCTTAATTTTTCCGAAAAACTAGAAATCGCTAAACAATTAGAACGTTTAAATGTAGATGTTATTGAGGCGGGCTTTCCAGCCGCCTCAAAAGGTGATGCAGCAGCTGTTCAAAAGATCGCCCAAAGTGTCAAAAATAGTACAGTAACAGGCTTAGCCCGTTGTACACAAAAAGATATGGACATTGCATGGGAAGCGTTAAAGGATGGGGTAAACCCAAGACTTCATATCTTCTTAGCAACTTCGCCCATTCACCGTGAATATAAGTTAAAAATGTCTAAAGAACAAGTGGTTGAACAGTCTGTAGCGGCTGTGAAATATGCAGCAGCAAAGTTTCCGGTTGTTCAATGGTCTGCTGAAGATGCAAGCAGAACAGAGTTAGACTTTTTAGCAGAGATTGTTGAGAAAGTGATCCAAGCTGGTGCAAATGTTATAAACATTCCTGATACCGTTGGATATGGCACACCTTATGATTATGGTCAAATTTTTAAATACTTAAAACAAAATGTTCCTTCTATTGATAAAGTAGATTTATCTACTCACTGTCATGATGATTTAGGAATGGCTGTTGCCAACTCATTGGCTGCGGTAGAAAATGGGGCAACACAAGTCGAAGGTACAATCAACGGAATTGGTGAGCGTGCCGGAAATACAGCTTTAGAAGAAGTAGCTTTAGCGCTTCGAATCAGAAATGATTATTACAAAGCGGATACACGTCTTGTGTTACAGGAAATCAGCCGTACAAGTACGATTGTCAGCAAATTAACGGGGATGGTTGTTCCAGCAAACAAAGCTGTTGTTGGTGCGAACGCCTTTGCTCATGAATCTGGAATTCACCAAGATGGAGTATTAAAGGAAAAATCAACCTATGAGATTATTTCACCTGAATTAGTTGGATTCTCCTCAAATAACTTAGTTCTTGGTAAACATTCAGGACGTCATGCTTTTACAAATCGCTTAGAAGAACTAGGCTTTGTTATCGAAGAAGACGAAGTAAATGAATTATTTGCTGCCTTTAAAGACTTGGCGGATCGCAAAAAAGAAATGACAGATGACGATTTAGTTGCACTTGTTTTAGAAAACAAAATCTCTAAAGATGATCAATATTATCAGTTAGTGAATGTTTCTGTTCAAAGTAATGAAAATGAACATACGGCAACCATTACCCTAACTAATAATAATGAAAATATTACGGAAACAGGTTCTGCTAAAGGCAGTGTAGAAGCCGTATACAACACTTTAGAGAAAATGGTTGATGAATCAGTCAACTTATTAGATTATCGAATTCAATCTGTTGGCGGCGGCAGAGATGCCCTTGCCCAAGTATTTGTAAAAATGCGTTGTGCGGATATGGACACAAGCGGCCGCGGTCTCGCACAGGATGTTATTGAGGCGTCTGCAAAGGCATACTTAAATGCAATCAACAGAGTCCTTTATTTAAAGGAAAACAACGAATCTGAGTTAGTAAATTAA
- the ilvC gene encoding ketol-acid reductoisomerase: MAKMYYNGDANAEFLNGKTVAVIGYGSQGHAHSLNMKESGVNVIIGLRKGRSWDRAVEAGFEVLSVGEATAKADVVMILLPDEQQAKVYKEEIEPNLKGQALMFAHGFNVHFNQIVPPADSDVLLVAPKGPGHLVRRTYTEGAGVPAIFAIYQDVTGKAQELALAYAKAIGSLRAGAIETTFKEETETDLFGEQAVLCGGLTSLIKAGFETLVEAGYQPEVAYFECLHEMKLIVDLIYEGGMENMRYSISDTAEWGDFVSGPRVVDARVKETMKEVLKDIQDGKFAKGWISENQANRPMYTAIKNRENEHQIEVVGRELRKMMPFVNDAKQKEVVGSAKN, from the coding sequence ATGGCAAAAATGTACTATAACGGAGATGCAAACGCAGAATTTTTAAATGGGAAAACAGTAGCAGTGATTGGATATGGCTCACAAGGTCATGCACACTCTTTAAATATGAAGGAAAGCGGAGTTAATGTTATTATCGGTCTTCGTAAAGGTCGTTCATGGGATCGTGCAGTAGAAGCTGGTTTTGAAGTATTATCAGTTGGTGAAGCAACAGCAAAAGCGGATGTAGTTATGATCCTTTTACCAGACGAACAACAAGCTAAAGTTTATAAGGAAGAAATTGAACCAAATCTTAAAGGTCAAGCGTTAATGTTTGCTCATGGATTCAACGTTCACTTTAACCAAATCGTACCACCAGCAGACAGTGATGTTCTATTAGTAGCTCCTAAAGGACCAGGACACTTAGTAAGAAGAACTTACACTGAAGGTGCTGGAGTACCAGCTATTTTCGCTATCTATCAAGATGTTACTGGAAAAGCACAAGAATTAGCATTAGCTTACGCAAAGGCAATCGGTTCTTTACGTGCTGGAGCAATTGAAACAACATTTAAAGAAGAAACTGAAACAGATCTATTCGGTGAGCAAGCAGTTCTTTGCGGTGGATTAACATCTTTAATTAAAGCTGGTTTTGAAACACTTGTTGAAGCTGGCTACCAACCAGAAGTTGCTTACTTCGAATGTTTACATGAAATGAAATTAATCGTTGACCTAATTTATGAAGGCGGAATGGAAAACATGCGCTACTCTATTTCTGATACAGCAGAATGGGGAGACTTTGTAAGTGGACCACGCGTTGTAGATGCAAGAGTTAAAGAAACAATGAAAGAAGTTCTTAAAGACATTCAAGATGGTAAATTTGCAAAAGGTTGGATCTCAGAAAACCAAGCAAATCGTCCAATGTACACGGCAATTAAAAATCGTGAAAATGAACACCAAATTGAAGTGGTTGGCCGTGAGTTAAGAAAAATGATGCCATTCGTCAACGACGCTAAACAGAAAGAAGTGGTGGGTAGTGCAAAGAATTAA
- the ilvN gene encoding acetolactate synthase small subunit: MKRIISLTVLNQPGVLNRITNLFSKRNYNIDSISVGPTEHEGVSRITCVVQVENENIIEQITKQLNKQVDVLKVIDITDQSIVSRELALIKVQTLPNTRNEIYSLIEPFRASIVDVSKDSIVIQITGETDKIEAFIELIKPFGIKEMARTGTTAFPRGMQIHGTQKLNIV; this comes from the coding sequence ATTAAAAGAATTATTAGTTTAACCGTTCTTAATCAACCAGGCGTGCTGAACCGAATTACCAATTTATTTTCAAAAAGAAATTATAATATTGACAGTATTTCGGTAGGGCCTACAGAACATGAAGGTGTTTCTAGAATTACCTGTGTTGTTCAAGTAGAAAATGAGAACATTATTGAGCAAATTACAAAGCAATTAAACAAACAAGTCGATGTCTTAAAGGTGATTGATATCACCGATCAATCGATTGTATCCCGTGAGTTGGCACTCATTAAAGTTCAAACTTTACCGAATACACGGAATGAAATTTATTCATTGATTGAACCGTTTCGGGCATCAATTGTTGATGTAAGTAAAGATAGCATTGTGATCCAAATTACAGGTGAAACTGATAAAATTGAAGCCTTTATTGAATTGATTAAACCATTTGGAATTAAAGAAATGGCAAGAACTGGTACAACTGCATTTCCAAGAGGAATGCAAATCCATGGCACTCAGAAACTTAATATTGTATAA
- the ilvB gene encoding acetolactate synthase large subunit translates to MLQKTALTNTENQQQVVSGAELFIKALERENVEVIFGYPGGAVLPIYDSIYDTKIRHILPRHEQGGIHAAEGYARITGKPGVVIATSGPGATNLVTGIADAMMDSLPMVIFTGQVATSLIGSDAFQEADVLGITTPITKHNYQVRNIEDIPRIIKEAFYIASSGRPGPVLIDFPKDIATGKVNYKEDDQEVNLPGYQPKTVPNYLQIRKLTEAVSSAKKPVILAGAGVLHSKATEELKNYVEQQQIPVVHTLLGLGGFPADHELFIGLGGMHGCYAANMAMYEADLLINIGARFDDRLTGNLKHFAPNATVAHIDIDPAEIGKNIPTTIPVVADAKEALKQLISQDGKPPVHQEWVEQINQWNKEYPYFYNENSDLGYIKPQKVFEMIYEKTNGEAIVVTDVGQHQMWAAQYYRFNKADKWVTSGGLGTMGFGLPASIGAQLAAPDETVVMFSGDGGFQMCLQELQVISEHKLPIKMVIINNQSLGMVRQWQELFYEERYSHSLIPSQPDFVKLAEAYGIKGYQINTNEEADTILNEVLHNDEPVLLDFRVEPKECVYPMIAPGKGLHEMEGVKPND, encoded by the coding sequence ATGTTGCAGAAAACTGCCTTGACCAACACTGAAAACCAGCAACAAGTGGTTAGTGGGGCTGAACTATTTATTAAGGCGTTGGAAAGAGAAAATGTAGAAGTTATTTTTGGTTACCCAGGTGGTGCTGTTTTACCTATATATGATTCAATCTATGATACGAAGATTCGCCATATTTTACCACGTCATGAACAAGGTGGAATTCATGCGGCAGAGGGTTATGCACGAATTACTGGTAAACCAGGAGTGGTGATTGCGACATCTGGACCAGGAGCAACTAATTTGGTAACGGGAATTGCGGATGCAATGATGGATTCACTACCAATGGTAATCTTCACAGGCCAGGTTGCTACTAGTTTAATCGGATCAGATGCATTCCAAGAAGCGGATGTTCTAGGAATTACAACACCGATTACGAAGCATAATTATCAGGTGCGTAACATTGAAGATATCCCTCGAATTATTAAAGAGGCATTTTATATTGCTTCATCAGGTCGTCCGGGTCCGGTATTAATTGATTTTCCGAAAGATATTGCAACCGGTAAGGTTAATTATAAGGAAGATGATCAAGAAGTGAATCTTCCAGGTTATCAACCAAAGACTGTTCCTAATTATTTACAAATCCGTAAGTTAACTGAAGCGGTAAGCTCGGCGAAAAAGCCTGTTATCTTAGCAGGTGCAGGTGTTCTTCACTCAAAAGCGACAGAAGAATTGAAAAATTATGTAGAACAACAACAAATTCCGGTTGTTCACACATTGCTTGGCTTAGGCGGTTTCCCAGCGGATCACGAATTATTTATCGGTCTAGGTGGAATGCACGGTTGTTACGCCGCAAACATGGCGATGTATGAAGCAGATCTTCTAATTAATATCGGTGCTCGATTTGATGACCGATTAACAGGAAATCTAAAACACTTTGCACCAAATGCAACGGTGGCTCACATTGATATTGACCCAGCTGAAATTGGGAAAAATATCCCAACGACCATTCCAGTTGTAGCAGATGCAAAAGAAGCGTTGAAACAATTAATTAGTCAAGACGGAAAACCTCCTGTACATCAAGAGTGGGTGGAACAAATCAATCAATGGAATAAAGAGTATCCTTACTTCTATAATGAAAATTCAGATTTAGGATATATCAAGCCGCAAAAAGTTTTTGAAATGATTTATGAAAAAACGAACGGTGAAGCGATTGTTGTAACAGATGTCGGTCAGCACCAAATGTGGGCTGCACAATATTACCGTTTCAACAAAGCGGATAAATGGGTAACATCTGGTGGTCTTGGTACAATGGGCTTTGGGCTCCCAGCAAGTATTGGAGCTCAGCTTGCGGCTCCGGATGAGACAGTTGTTATGTTCTCAGGTGATGGCGGGTTCCAAATGTGTTTACAAGAACTACAAGTAATTAGTGAACACAAATTGCCAATCAAAATGGTAATCATTAATAACCAATCACTTGGAATGGTTAGACAGTGGCAGGAGTTATTCTATGAAGAACGCTACTCACATAGCTTGATTCCTAGTCAGCCGGATTTCGTGAAATTAGCGGAGGCATATGGAATTAAAGGCTATCAAATCAACACGAATGAAGAGGCAGATACGATTTTAAACGAAGTACTACACAACGATGAGCCTGTTTTACTAGATTTTAGAGTTGAACCTAAAGAATGTGTATATCCAATGATCGCACCAGGAAAAGGACTACATGAGATGGAAGGTGTTAAGCCAAATGATTAA
- a CDS encoding metallophosphoesterase yields the protein MKVLIVSDSHGLTSELEKIYEKHQNEVQLFIHCGDSELEPDHPAMKNYVVVGGNCDFDERLLEEILENVGNKTIFITHGHKYSVKSNLMNIAYKAKEVGANIVCFGHSHYLGAEMDRGILFINPGSIRLPRGRIEKTYVILDMGEKEYQLHIFDLEKGELPGLTQTFLYQE from the coding sequence ATGAAGGTCCTAATTGTTAGTGATAGTCATGGCTTAACGAGTGAACTGGAAAAAATATACGAAAAACACCAGAATGAAGTTCAATTATTCATTCATTGTGGGGATTCCGAATTAGAACCTGATCATCCTGCAATGAAAAATTATGTCGTTGTGGGAGGAAATTGTGATTTTGATGAAAGACTTTTAGAGGAAATTTTGGAAAATGTCGGTAATAAGACGATTTTTATTACTCATGGACACAAGTATTCTGTAAAGTCGAACCTCATGAACATTGCCTACAAAGCGAAAGAAGTCGGAGCTAACATTGTTTGCTTTGGTCATTCTCATTATTTAGGTGCTGAAATGGATCGAGGAATCCTCTTTATCAATCCAGGAAGTATTCGGTTGCCGCGTGGAAGAATAGAAAAAACTTATGTAATCCTGGATATGGGTGAAAAAGAATACCAACTTCATATTTTTGACCTTGAAAAAGGTGAACTACCAGGATTAACACAAACCTTTCTCTACCAAGAATAA
- a CDS encoding XTP/dITP diphosphatase yields MKSVIIATKNAGKAKDFQKILGPYGVEVKTLLDFPAIDDVEETGETFEENAILKAEAICKKFNEVVIADDSGVVIDALDGRPGVYSARYAGEDKNDEANNDKVLKEMAEVPEKDRGARFYCAIAVAQPGKPTIIVNGTCEGVILFERRGTNGFGYDPIFYVSSMEKSMAELTPEEKNQISHRAVAMKKLETQLTELFKKS; encoded by the coding sequence ATGAAAAGCGTGATCATCGCAACTAAAAATGCCGGAAAGGCAAAAGACTTTCAAAAGATATTGGGACCATATGGTGTAGAAGTTAAAACACTGTTGGATTTCCCGGCGATTGATGATGTCGAGGAAACAGGTGAAACATTTGAAGAAAATGCAATTTTAAAAGCGGAGGCCATTTGTAAAAAGTTTAATGAAGTCGTAATCGCAGATGATTCAGGTGTGGTGATTGATGCACTTGATGGCAGGCCTGGTGTTTATTCTGCGCGTTATGCAGGAGAAGATAAGAACGATGAGGCCAATAATGATAAAGTACTAAAGGAAATGGCGGAAGTTCCAGAAAAAGACCGTGGTGCCAGGTTTTATTGTGCGATTGCAGTAGCTCAACCAGGAAAGCCTACAATAATCGTCAATGGAACTTGTGAAGGGGTGATCCTCTTTGAAAGAAGAGGGACAAACGGTTTCGGATACGATCCGATCTTTTATGTGTCATCTATGGAAAAATCAATGGCTGAGCTAACCCCGGAAGAGAAAAATCAAATCAGTCATCGGGCAGTTGCGATGAAAAAATTGGAAACACAGCTAACTGAACTTTTTAAGAAAAGCTGA
- a CDS encoding GerMN domain-containing protein, which produces MPKSKYKITLALCVVGTALFLSGCGLIGGDDKAVKIDPPQDVTYTDEDVEVTEQEAEEEVTKETDEKAVEETIKTELYLIDKNGYVVPQTIDLPKTESIATLALEYLVKNGPITEMLPNGFQAVIPADTKLSVNVKDKVATVDFSNEFKEYQAEDEEKILQSITWTLTQFDSIDKVKLQLNGHPLEEMPVNGTPINTELSRKDGINLDTSHVADLTNTKPVTVYFIGGEKDSYYYVPVTKRVSNSIDDNITAAVNELIDGPGVSSNLLNEFRSEAKLIDEAKVEDGQVTLNFDESIYSSFEEKKISEHVLNTLVLSLTEQPGIESVAVTVNGKAELMDEEGKKITEPVSRPEKVNTGSY; this is translated from the coding sequence ATGCCTAAGTCAAAATATAAGATTACATTAGCATTATGTGTTGTAGGTACAGCTTTATTTTTATCCGGTTGTGGGCTTATAGGTGGAGATGATAAAGCGGTAAAAATTGATCCGCCTCAAGATGTAACTTATACGGACGAAGACGTGGAAGTGACAGAACAAGAGGCTGAAGAAGAAGTGACAAAGGAAACAGATGAAAAAGCCGTTGAGGAAACAATTAAAACAGAACTTTATTTGATTGATAAAAATGGCTATGTTGTGCCGCAAACAATTGATTTGCCAAAAACAGAATCGATTGCTACACTTGCACTGGAATATCTGGTGAAAAATGGACCTATAACGGAAATGCTTCCAAATGGATTCCAAGCCGTGATCCCTGCGGATACAAAGTTAAGTGTCAATGTGAAGGATAAGGTAGCGACGGTTGATTTTTCAAATGAATTTAAAGAGTATCAAGCAGAGGATGAGGAGAAAATTCTTCAATCCATCACATGGACGTTAACTCAGTTTGATTCAATAGATAAGGTTAAATTGCAACTGAACGGGCATCCGCTTGAAGAAATGCCCGTAAATGGAACACCGATTAATACCGAGTTATCTAGAAAAGATGGGATTAACTTGGATACATCACATGTTGCAGACTTAACCAATACAAAACCAGTTACGGTTTATTTTATTGGCGGAGAGAAGGATAGTTATTATTATGTTCCTGTTACAAAACGTGTGAGTAATTCCATCGACGACAATATTACAGCTGCTGTGAACGAGCTTATTGATGGTCCTGGCGTTTCCTCAAATCTATTAAATGAATTTAGATCAGAGGCTAAATTAATAGACGAGGCAAAGGTAGAAGATGGCCAAGTAACACTTAATTTCGATGAATCCATTTATAGTAGTTTTGAGGAAAAGAAGATTTCTGAACATGTATTAAATACACTTGTCCTATCTTTAACAGAACAACCTGGTATTGAAAGTGTAGCAGTGACAGTAAATGGTAAAGCGGAACTAATGGATGAAGAGGGCAAAAAAATAACGGAACCAGTCTCACGTCCGGAAAAAGTAAACACTGGTAGTTATTAA
- the racE gene encoding glutamate racemase, which yields MKRPIGVIDSGVGGLTVAKEIMRQLPNEQIIYLGDTARCPYGPRPVEEVKAFTWQMTKFLLEKNIKMLVIACNTATAVVLDEIRHELSIPVLGVIHPGARAAIKATRNRQIGVIGTVGTVKSAAYEKALKQINKRAKVASLACPKFVPLVESGEYAGHVAEKIVAETLHPLKDKGLDTLILGCTHYPLLEPVIQNVMGNSVKVISSGEETAREVSTILFHSGLLNIEDRESDAEHIFYTTGSKKMFSKIASDWLEEPTEKVVSIKLS from the coding sequence TTGAAAAGACCAATTGGAGTTATTGATTCGGGCGTAGGTGGTTTAACGGTCGCTAAGGAAATTATGCGCCAGCTGCCAAACGAACAAATTATCTATTTAGGTGATACAGCCCGCTGTCCATATGGGCCGCGGCCTGTGGAAGAAGTAAAAGCTTTTACATGGCAGATGACGAAGTTTTTGCTAGAAAAGAATATTAAAATGTTAGTCATTGCCTGTAACACCGCAACCGCCGTTGTACTTGATGAAATCAGACATGAACTATCTATTCCCGTTCTTGGAGTGATTCATCCTGGGGCAAGGGCTGCGATTAAGGCTACGCGAAATCGCCAAATTGGTGTTATTGGCACGGTAGGTACAGTCAAAAGTGCTGCCTATGAAAAAGCATTGAAACAAATCAATAAAAGAGCAAAAGTGGCATCGTTGGCTTGCCCTAAATTTGTTCCCCTTGTAGAAAGTGGGGAGTATGCGGGCCATGTGGCGGAAAAAATTGTAGCGGAAACCTTACATCCCCTCAAGGATAAAGGACTTGATACATTAATTCTAGGTTGCACGCATTACCCGTTATTAGAACCCGTCATCCAAAATGTGATGGGCAATAGTGTGAAAGTGATAAGCTCAGGGGAAGAAACAGCAAGAGAGGTTAGTACAATTCTTTTCCATAGTGGCTTATTAAACATAGAGGATAGAGAATCAGATGCAGAACATATTTTTTATACAACAGGATCGAAAAAAATGTTCTCAAAAATTGCTTCAGACTGGCTAGAAGAACCAACGGAAAAAGTGGTATCTATTAAATTATCTTAA
- a CDS encoding response regulator transcription factor has protein sequence MKENDYTHKPLLTKREREVFELLVQDKTTKEIAGELFISEKTVRNHISNAMQKLGVKGRSQAVIELLRMGELKL, from the coding sequence TTGAAGGAGAATGATTATACTCACAAGCCATTACTCACCAAACGGGAGAGAGAAGTCTTTGAACTGTTAGTACAAGATAAAACAACAAAAGAAATCGCGGGAGAATTATTTATCAGCGAGAAAACAGTTCGAAACCACATTTCAAATGCCATGCAAAAATTAGGCGTAAAGGGGCGTTCTCAAGCAGTTATTGAGCTCCTTCGTATGGGAGAGCTAAAGCTTTAG
- the recQ gene encoding DNA helicase RecQ — MITEAKTVLQEYFGYSDFRKGQEEIIGNIFNRKNTLGILPTGGGKSLCFQIPALQFPGTTIVISPLISLMKDQVDALTASDIPATFINSSINQAELNDRITRIRQGAFKLVYVAPERFDSDYFVDVLNSIDIPLIAFDEAHCISQWGHDFRPSYRSIVTSLQKINQNPVIVALTATATANVAQDIQTLLQIHSDDTFQTGFARENLSFHVMKGVNKRDFIVNYLRQHPKQSGIIYTSSRKETDGLYNFLSLQGFSAAKYHAGLREEERKDAQDQFVYDEKEIMIATNAFGMGIDKSNVRFVIHYNLPKNIEAYYQEAGRAGRDGEESECYLLFSKQDIQLQKFLIEESHLNYEKREQEYHKLNQMVRYCHTEECLQSYIIHYFDENSPEMTCRKCSNCLDHREKVDITREAQMIFSCCKRMGERFGATLIAQVLKGSNQKRIRELGFQELSTYGLLRTYREKDIVDMINYLLSEDYLLLTDGKYPVIKIAPKAVAVLKGEETVSMKKSVTPVIESNAQEENQDLFETLRLLRKQIAAEEGVPPFIIFSDTTLKEMSRYFPVDEASMLGIKGVGQAKFSKYGQAFIDKIKEFVETHQIQVAPIQISRDDDRDNSQPSHLISYEWYINGKTIEEIAKERKLSKITIQKHILRSAEEGHELNWDEIFNKDTEIKVLEILSEMETDKLKPIWEALNGEVDYFVIQAVICKSQMT; from the coding sequence TTGATAACTGAAGCTAAAACCGTCTTACAGGAATATTTTGGGTACAGCGATTTTAGAAAAGGACAGGAGGAGATCATCGGAAACATTTTTAATCGAAAAAACACACTTGGTATTTTGCCAACAGGTGGTGGAAAATCGCTCTGTTTTCAAATCCCAGCTCTTCAATTCCCAGGAACTACAATCGTTATTTCCCCGCTCATTTCACTTATGAAAGACCAAGTGGATGCTTTAACCGCTTCTGATATTCCAGCTACTTTTATTAATAGCTCCATCAATCAAGCAGAACTCAATGATCGAATTACCCGTATTCGACAAGGTGCTTTCAAACTTGTATATGTAGCTCCCGAACGTTTTGATTCTGATTATTTTGTTGATGTGTTAAATTCAATCGACATCCCTTTAATCGCCTTTGATGAGGCGCATTGTATCTCACAATGGGGACATGATTTTAGACCAAGCTACCGCTCGATTGTCACTTCCTTACAGAAAATAAATCAAAACCCTGTGATTGTTGCATTAACCGCCACAGCCACTGCCAATGTGGCACAAGATATCCAGACATTATTGCAAATCCATTCTGACGATACATTTCAAACAGGATTTGCCCGTGAAAATTTATCCTTTCACGTGATGAAAGGCGTAAATAAGCGGGACTTTATTGTGAACTATCTTCGTCAGCATCCGAAACAATCTGGAATTATATATACTTCTAGTCGAAAAGAAACAGATGGATTGTATAACTTTTTATCACTCCAAGGCTTTTCAGCCGCAAAATATCATGCCGGCCTTCGGGAAGAAGAGCGTAAAGATGCCCAAGATCAATTTGTCTATGATGAAAAGGAAATCATGATTGCGACAAATGCCTTTGGGATGGGGATTGATAAATCCAATGTTCGATTTGTTATTCATTATAATTTACCGAAAAATATTGAAGCCTATTACCAGGAAGCAGGACGGGCAGGACGGGATGGAGAAGAAAGTGAATGCTATTTGTTATTCTCCAAACAGGATATTCAATTACAAAAGTTTTTGATCGAAGAAAGTCATCTTAATTATGAAAAGCGAGAACAAGAATATCATAAACTGAATCAAATGGTCAGATACTGCCATACAGAGGAGTGTCTTCAATCATATATTATTCATTACTTTGATGAAAACAGCCCTGAAATGACTTGTCGTAAATGCAGTAATTGTCTCGATCATCGGGAAAAAGTGGACATCACCCGTGAAGCGCAAATGATTTTTTCTTGCTGTAAACGGATGGGAGAACGATTTGGCGCTACATTAATTGCACAAGTGTTAAAAGGTTCAAATCAAAAAAGAATCCGCGAACTAGGATTTCAAGAACTATCAACCTATGGCTTATTACGAACGTATAGAGAAAAAGATATTGTAGATATGATTAATTATCTGCTTTCAGAAGATTATCTGCTTTTAACAGACGGAAAATATCCAGTTATTAAAATTGCCCCAAAAGCCGTCGCTGTTCTTAAAGGAGAAGAAACCGTCTCGATGAAAAAGTCTGTTACACCTGTTATCGAGTCAAATGCACAGGAGGAAAATCAAGACTTATTTGAAACTCTTCGCCTTCTTCGAAAACAAATTGCAGCTGAGGAAGGGGTACCACCTTTTATCATTTTCTCTGATACAACCCTTAAAGAAATGAGTCGATATTTTCCAGTTGATGAAGCTTCGATGCTCGGCATAAAGGGTGTTGGTCAAGCGAAGTTTTCTAAATACGGGCAAGCCTTTATTGATAAAATAAAGGAATTTGTTGAAACACATCAAATTCAAGTTGCTCCTATCCAAATTTCAAGAGACGATGATAGAGACAATAGCCAGCCAAGTCACCTCATTTCCTACGAGTGGTATATTAACGGAAAAACGATAGAGGAAATCGCCAAGGAACGAAAGTTATCAAAAATAACGATTCAAAAACATATTCTACGAAGTGCTGAAGAAGGTCATGAATTAAATTGGGACGAAATTTTTAATAAAGATACAGAGATTAAAGTTTTAGAAATCCTCAGTGAAATGGAAACCGACAAACTTAAACCGATTTGGGAAGCTTTAAATGGAGAAGTCGACTATTTTGTTATTCAAGCGGTTATTTGTAAGAGTCAAATGACTTAA